Proteins co-encoded in one Nicotiana sylvestris chromosome 7, ASM39365v2, whole genome shotgun sequence genomic window:
- the LOC138873046 gene encoding uncharacterized protein, which produces MAPYEALYGRRCRSPVGWFEPAEVPLIGLEFVCEALEKVQLIRERLKAAQSRQKSYSDKSHRELEFMVGDKVFLKVSPMKGVMRFGKKGKLSPRFNGPYEILEKKGNVAYKLALLVELSSVHPVFHVSMLRKYIHDESHIIPADTLEIKEGLTYEEVPIEILDRQVRKLRTKDIALVKVLWSNHDSKEATWEVEEDMRKKYPYLFE; this is translated from the coding sequence ATGGCTCCTTATGAAGCGTTGTATGggcggagatgtaggtctccagtgggttggtttgaaccagcaGAGGTTCCGTTGATTGGTCTAGAGTTTGTTTGTGAGGCCTTGGAGAAAGTTCAACTAATTAGAGAAAGACTTAAAGCggctcagagtcgtcaaaagtcatattctgacaAGAGCCATCGTGAGttagagttcatggttggtgataaggtatttttgaaagtttcaccaatgaaaggagttatgaggtttggtaagaaagggaaacttagccctagatttaacggaccttatgaaattctagaaaagaaaggaaatgtgGCTTATAAGCTAGCGCTACTTGTTGAGTTGTCCTCTGTTCAtcctgtctttcatgtgtctatgcttagaaAGTACATTCATGATGAGTCGCATATAATACCTGCCGATACCCTAGAAATTAAAGAAGGTTTGACTTATGAAGAGGTACCTATAGAAATTCTCGATAGACAAGTAagaaagttgagaacaaaagatatagcattagtaaaagttttgtggagtaatcatgattcaaaagaaGCTACGTGGGAGGTCGAGGAAGATATGAGGAAGAAGTATCCTTATTTATTTGAGTAA
- the LOC138873044 gene encoding uncharacterized protein, producing MFNAVNSAMEMFKAFMANQNERRDEISPQSNRQNNSESSKVNEFLKLSPPVFHGSIVDENPMLWLEGVKKALRVMKTFDDEAVELAAYQLRDVVGAWFEMWEKERDENDGSPTWEEFEEAFMANFIPEEDREAKATKFEQLKQGNKSVLEYYMEFIRFVGGLAYHIKDTTSAAAVGMTSFSSVVGFSKHLEKDRQQRRKEKEHNKKAQIVGRFNGTSSGGGRDSSNKESLAPAQSSHQSGGGSSFRRTQSYKNQSRQNQNFRTPSSHSQSHAEQHSHQQGLCGKCKRQHSANAVAPPLARGSHNQIGYGASRGADRVTQGGRQPRLFATLDRQSAEAFAEVITGSTFSYVTPYFAINLGLEPEQLSEPFLVSTPVGESVKVTRAFRGCIVSVQGRNTKADLIELKMVDFDVIMGMDWLSSCYAILDCHTKIVRFQFPNEEVLEWKGSSTSLVESEPPAFQSVPVVREFPEVFPDDLPGLPPQRI from the exons ATGTTTAATGCAGTCAACAGTGCTATGGAGATGTTTAAAGCCTTCATGGCCAACCAGAACGAGAGAAGAGATGAGATTTCACCTCAATCAAATAGACAGAACAATTCTGAGTCCTCAAAagtgaatgaatttttgaagttgagtcCTCCAGTGTTCCATGGTTCTATAGTTGACGAAAATCCAATGTTGTGGCTGGAGGGTGTGAAGAAAGCCCTTCGAGTAATGAAAACATTTGATGATGAAGCTGTAGAGCTGGCTGCTTACCAGCTTAGAGATGTGGTTGGcgcttggtttgagatgtgggagAAGGAAAGAGATGAAAATGATGGTTCGcctacttgggaagaatttgaagaggccTTCATGGCTAACTTTATCCCGGAAGAGGATAGGGAAGCTAAGGCTACAAAGTTCGAACAGctcaagcaagggaataaaagtgTGCTAGAGTACTACATGGAATTTATAAG GTTTGTTGGCGGTTTGGCTTACCACATTAAGGATACGACATCAGCTGCAGCGGTAGGAATGACATCTTTCTCCTCTGTTGTAGGGTTCTCCAAGCACTTAGAAAAAGACAGACaacaaaggagaaaagaaaaagagcataACAAGAAAGCCCAGATAGTAGGCAGGTTTAATGGTACATCCAGCGGAGGTGGAAGGGATTCCTCTAATAAGGAGTCATTAGCACCAGCTCAGTCCAGTCATCAGTCAGGTGGTGGGTCTTCCTTCAGACGTACCCAGAGTTATAAAAATCAGTCTCGCCAGAATCAGAATTTTAGGACACCATCCTCACATAGCCAGAGTCATGCTGAGCAACATTCACACCAACAAGGTCTTTGTGGAAAATGTAAACGACAACATTCAG CTAATGCAGTTGCACCACCTCTGGCTCGTGGTTCTCATAATCAGATCGGGTATGGGGCAAGCAGAGGTGCAGATCGAGTTACTCAGGGAGGGAGACAACCCCGTTTGTTTGCTACACTTGATCGTCAGAGTGCAGAGGCATTTGCagaagttattacag GGTCAACGTTTTCATATGTgactccatactttgcaattaaccTCGGACTAGAACCTGAACAACTTAGTGAGCCATTCCTAGTATCTACTCCAGTTGGCGAGTCAGTGAAAGTCACTAGAGCCTTTAGAGGTTGTATAGTTTCAGTCCAAGGTCGCAACACCAAAGCCGATCTCATAGAGTTAaaaatggtggattttgatgtgatcatgggtatggattggttgtcttcctGCTATGCCATATTAGATTGTCATACCAAGATAGTcaggttccaatttccaaatgaagaagtcttagagtggaagggtagttcaacatcgcttgtag aatcagaaccaccagcTTTTCAGTCAGTGCCAGTTGTTAGAGAATTTCCAGAAGTTTTCCCAGATGACCTTCCCGGACTTCCTCCCCAAAGAATCTAG